The segment ATAAGGCTAGAGGGACCTGGTGATCAGTATAGGAGGGAAAGTCAGTCAGGAATTTGAGAAATATTGCATCCACTATTGGTTGATTCCCCTcaaattcccttttctttcctctaaCCACCATTGACCTGTGTTTCCTTAACACTCACAGCCGAGTCTGTGGCCATAAGCTGGAACTTCTACAGAGGAAGCTGGAAGAGAGGGAAAGTGAATGTTTATTGGCCTAGTAGGGTCTGCTCATTTGAGATAAGGAACATCTTATGAGGAAGGGGTTGGAATTAACAGACTAGAATTTATGTCTCAGGGCTACAGAGACTAGACTGTCTTAGCCAGGAGACAAGACAGCCTTCATTCTAGGCCCGGCTCTACCATGACCTTGTAGTAGATGACCTGTGCAAGTCATTTTATACGTGCTCGCTGTTTTCTGTTACTCAGGTTATCCTTAGTGGATAAATAAGGTTTTCTCCAATAAAAATGCAATGTGaaggcactttaaaaaaaaataataaagtaatgaATGAAGAATattaggggaagaaaaaaacttggaattttttggggggtttttttgattcttttttaaaacaaagttgtCCAGGTTTTATTCACCACCagctcctccctcttctccctgcCTGATGCTGTGCCCACTTCATTCCCAGTCAAGGGAGCGCTTCTCTGGCCTCCTCTGCTGTAATCTCCTGGGAGTAGAGGTCAGTGAAAAGAGCTGGCAGCCAGTAGTGGGCTTCCCCTGGGGCCTGCAGGTCCAGCCAAGCCAGCCCTTCCTTCAGCAGGTGTTCCTggtggaaaaaggaaaaagtcagTTGAGAAAGGGGAGTTTCCACAAAGTAGGGTATATAACCCTCAAACCTATCTTGGCTTCAGTAGGGTTTTCAAACTAAATCTACAAGAGTGCCTTCATATATCCACACAGCCAAACTGGAATGATGTGTTTAACCTAGATCTTTGCCCTCTGTGTGAGAAATACTACCAAGTTGCTTAATCTGTGCTGCTGGGAAAGAGGATCATGACAAAGGGGGATGTTGTGGAAGGAAGGTAGGGCCACAGAAACATTTGCTACATGGCCTTGAATAAATCACTAACTCCATTCCCTAAAACAAACGGAGATCACTAACTTTCAGTTAACTTAGTGGGTAACAGACAGCTACAAGACAGGGAAACCCTTTTGGAAAAGTTAATGGAACGTCTGTATTAGAATGGACTCATAGTTCCTGTTACTGGAAATATGCTCCAGATGGGTTGGTTTGACCCAGTATTATTAAACAAATGTTTATGTcatccccacttcacagatgaagtTAAGTCTTTAATTTAACTGCCCGGGTAAGGATACTGAAAGCCAGGGCTCCTACATGTTCATGCTACTCTCTCTTCACACTAGTCTTTGGTTAGTACCAGGAAActtgtatatataaaactatatataagtGCACTAATTATAGAAATGTAATATCATTATAGTTAATAATTCCCTTCACTCTAATTTCAGTCAAACCACATTAACCATTGACCAGGCTCTACATGTCATGAGAGAAGGTGTTGGTGACTCCCCAGTGGCAGTAGCAGGCTGGTTGTACCTGTGTGCCAGTGTTCGAAGCCCCTTCCTTTGTGAGTTCTACCTCTGTGCCATCTGCAGAGAAACACTGGGATTACTTCTGTGTGGTAGCAACAGCCTTCAAGGCAAGAAGTTAGCAGAAAGAAGCTGCAGCCCTTGCCTGAGTGGTACCTGTCTACCCTCCTCCTCCCATCTGGGGCCCATCTTTTCTCAGCCATTCCAAAAGTCACGTACCAGCACTTGCCGCGCTCGCTCTGTCTCCCATTTAAGACTGGCCTTGATAGCACTGACAGTCACATAGCCATTTTTCTGAAGGAAGGAATGGGGAGTGAGTTAAGTATGTGCTTTCCCTTAGAATCCAGGATCTGCCCAGGGACAAGTAATTTATCCAGACAGGAGGGGGACCTGCCCTTGGGTAAAGCCTAAGGGAGCACAGAAAAGAATGTTTAGAGGACCCGGCATAGAGTAAGAAGTGATTTTCAGGATGAGAGAGGTAGGCAGACTGAGGTGCTCAGTCTTAAGTAGAATCCCTGGTACTAAATATTAATGTAGATTTTTACCAGCAAACTCAAAAGTACAGCAAAGATTCAGAATGATTAACTGATAGGAATGATGATCATCAAAACtgatcataatttaaaataattaagaattcaGCCCTTGTCCATCCTCACCCGAACCATTCCCCAACCCAGAAAAGCCCCCTCCCTTGTTCAGTTCTAGTCTCCATTATATTACTGAAAACTGAACGTGTCTTCCCTAAACACATGATAAAGATCTGAAGGAAGATGGTACAGCTTAAGGCACTATTAAGGAACAGGAGGATGGCAAacaagattaaaaatttttttcaaagaatccaTAAAGTAGTTTTACAAAGACATCAAAAAAATCTGTTCACCAAGGATATTCAGTTAGTTGTCTGCATGTCTGTCTACTACTCCACTAGAATGTGAGCTCTTTGAGAGCAGGAACTATGTGGTACCCATCTTTATTTGCCCCTACAGCCTGGCCCAGTGCTTTGCACTGTAGCTGCTCAATAAACATCTGCTAAATAAGCACAGGTCTGAGTAGTGCATCCATTAGACAGTTTCAGCAAACGCATGAGTGATGGTGGGGAGGAGATCAGAAAATACCTTCCTAGACtgtcatgcacacacatgcacatgcatgcacactcacacatgcatgcacacactcacactctctcTCAGAAGGCACACCAGTACCTCTGCCAGCTGCAGCACCACAGTGTGATCCATATTGAGCTCAGCAGGAACAGACTGAATGAGGTAAGTGCCACCCACAGGGATGATGCCAAAGCCAGTGCCGAGTGCCTTTAGTTTCTTGATGGCCCTGATCAGGTCGTCTCTGAGGTGAGGAAGAGCTGCATAAAGATCCCTGGCAGACCAGACCTAGCAACAGTGCAGTTTCAGCTCTGCCCTAGGCAGGATACCCTGATGGAAGACTCACATGTCTGCACAACATTTAACTACATCGGTAAAAAGGCAGGGTTAAAGTGCACCAAATGGTGCCTGGACGTTCAAGGGAGATGGTAGAGGAGTCAGGCTTTCCATTCAACAAGCCATTCCAACACCAGAGGTAAAAAACCATGCTTCCAGGAGCCCATCAGGAAATGGGACTAAGCGAGCTGAACTTAATAGGCAGTAGTGTGAACCATGGCAAAATACAGAATGCTTATCCATTTGAAAGGGGGCAACCCAGCTGATTACTGCCATTTAGAAATTCAGACCCAGCAGTGTtcgattttcttatttcttagttGACAATTAactgaaattagaaaagaaaacccaTGTCTGAAAATGTGCAGACCACATATGCAGTCTACATACTGATTAGCTTTTTTCACCTTTTCTCAAATTGGAGTCATGCATAAAGGCTAGTGAACCAGGCCCATTTAGACCCCATCTTCTGAGCTCAACTCCTTTCCCCAGCCTTTCTCAGTGCCTGCTCTAATCTCCTTGACCACAAATAACGTCAAGAGTATACACCCCCTCAagtatgtttattaaaaaaaaatgtgtgtgcatacacacattcacatatttATGCATGCTTAGAAGGAAATCTGTCAAAATGTTTGATAGTTATAATCTCTCAGCTGAGAAACAATgggtggtttggtttttttttatatctcttttcagttttctaaaataaaaatgtttcttctgATCATAAAGGGTGAATAAAAGATTTCTAAACTAGCCTAGATCTACAAACAGTAAGGAGAAAAGATTTCCACCTGATTTTTAAAGACCTTTCTATACTCCAAGAGGTTGGAAGACAAAACCTACTGGCTGACATCCTGGGCGAATTTGCCCCTTCCTTTTAACACCTGTTGATGCAGTTCCTCCAAAGTTATCAGACCTATTGGAGAGGGGGGACAGAAAGCAGTTGAAGGATTACCTTTATGACTTAAAAAAGTCAGCATCATATCTGAAAAACTATAAATGTTCTCTTGACACCAGGGCTGTGTCTACAGCCAATGATTTCTAACTGGTTTTAAGCTTTAAGACCATTCAGTATGCTTATTAAGATGACACCACTGGATGACCATTTTGAAGGTCACATTTTGGGTAGCACAGAGACTCAGTTGACATCACCACACCTTGGAGAAGCAGAGCAGGCCTATGGTTACTAATGAGAAAATCATAATCCAGACATATCATCTATCAGGAGGAAAGGCCTATTTTCTACCTCCCTATATGTTCTGTAACAACTAGGAGCTAAGCTTTCCTGACCAAAGACCTTTGGAGAATAGAGAGAATCCTTCATGTTTACCGCTGGCCATGGAGACCAGCCATGAATTCAACTGCATGAAGCACTAATGTGCTTCTCAGGACCAAACAGCTTCTCAAGACCTTATTGGCCTGCAGACTGCCAGATTGGAAAGATCATTTTTCaagactctttttttctttctcagagaaGCCCAAAGCCCAGTCCACAGGACTCCATTCAACCACCCTCACCTCCATTCCGGTGCTTCAGGGCCAGGCACACTTCAATTATCTGGACACCCAGCTCGTAATAGAAGTCTCCCACGCCTAGCATCTCAGACCAAAATCCTTTTCCAGctaaaagacagaaaaacaaaagctagGTTATTCATTAGTTAACTTTTTCTTTCAAAGCTAGATTAAAACATCTACTCTATGGGCAGTCTTCTCTGCCCAGTGTTAAGCCCTTCTGGACTCAGGATACTCAACACCATCTGACTCTTGGTTATTCCTACTAAACAACAGGTTCAGAAAGTTTTAAAGGTGGGCAATCTAAAAAGCAGTTCTATTTGGCTGATATCTCTGGCTCAGAGTCAAATATAATGGGATATATGGTCTAGACAAAGCTAAGAGTATAAGCTGACCTGGCATTCGAAAGTCCACTGGAGATATTTTATTGAGTAAAAAATGCAGGTTATAAAGTAGTAATTACAGCATAATCccatatatctttaaaaaataatttataaatatgatgAAGTGAATATGATTTACTTTCTATGTCTAGAAAGTAAATATACCTTAACCATACTTTATCTCTGCAATAACAGGCAGGGTCAAAAgacttctttctcattttcttttattttctttgttgactGAAACACATACCACTTTTTAtcaaaactaaatttttttttttaataaagggaaaaaacagtCATAAAAAAGTTTTAGAGCAGGTCATTCCAAGATCATGTACACTGTCCACTCAGCCTGCACTCCAGCCTCTCCATCGTTCCCATCAAACTGGACATTCAGTTATCCTGCTAGGTACTCCCTATCCTGCTAGGATCTCCCTGTAAGCCTTTACAGAAGATGTTCCAGCAATAGTGATGACAACTAGGTGAGCTCTGCCCCTTAGCAACCCTAGAACACTGTACCCCCACAGATTCCTTACAGGCCAGAGGATCCACTCCAATGGTGGCACACATGTCTTGAAACTGCACCCGGAACTCAGGATTCTTCCGGATCTCCTGCTTGTGTTTGCTGGCAAATTCTTCCAGGTTGGTCTTGAACATGTCCAACTGCTTTGACATCTGCAGGATGAACAAAGGGAAGGTTAGGGGCAACCCAACCAAATGATAACTAAATGCCAAGAGTAGGTCCCTGGGCCAGTGGCACAGCAAAGGCTGAAATAACCTATTGTCTTCAGGACTACCATTATACTGTTAActgttcccttccttttttttcctgcctctccTTCACAGTTCTGCTGTAACAGAAACAAGATGCTGTAATGTTGCTTCAAttctaaaatacacattttttcccTACGTGTTTTCTGTTCTAAAGTCAGCATACATCTAAcaattttttctttcccattctttcttttttaaaaattttcgtatttactcattcattcactttcttccagttttactgagataaaatTGACTTATAGCACTGTATATACGGCATTATATGGCATAATTATCTGACtcacatacatcatgaaatgatcacagttaagtttagtgaacatctacCATCTCATacagacacaaaattaaagaaatagaaaaaaaacgttcttccttgtgataagaactcttaggatttactctcttaacaactcaTTATATAATATGTTGtaagtgcttttctttttcctggggcgGCAGGGGGAATGTTATTAAACTGAAGGACCTACaaatgaggacctactgtatagcataaggaactctactcaatattctgtaatgacccatatgggaaaagaatctgagaaagaacagATATTGTGTAACTGACTCAACatgctgtacatttgaaactaacagaacactgtaaatcaactatatgccaatataaaataaaatcattttaaaaaatctaatgaaATTAATTGAAGATACCTAACAATCAATTTTGCAGCATTCACACAGTGGGAAATCTTCAGCAACTGACAGAAAAGCTAGATAGGGGAGTAAGCAAGCCTGGCATGAATCAACGTGTTGTTGAATCTCTGGGTCAAGGACCTCCTTGAGGATAACCCTGGATAAAGAATCTCTGAGGAAGGGTTTTGAGTCTACAGTCTACCACATTACATTCTAAAGCTACATTCTTTTTAGCTTCAGGGGCTATTCTGATTTCCTATTTGCATTACTCCTCTTTCCCTAATTAACAAAGCCTATCTTCAACCCACCAAGAATAACCACTCCTGGCCCAGCATCTCCTCTCATTTTCTCCTATTAAAAATGAGTATGTTATTATAGTCACCATTTCCAGTTGATTCCTGCATGTTATCTCCCTCTATGACTGGGACTTTTTGAAGAGCACAGCCTGTGTTTACCTTCTTTCCTCAGTTCAAGGGCCCCATTTCCCTGCCTCACTGCCTCCTTTTCTTCACCAGGAAAAATGAATGAGTACACTAGAGGGCATGTACAGAGAAGGAAATACTAGAGAAGGAAACTGCAGGAACCACACCCTCATCACTGTCACACACTTCTGGTACGCACCTAGATGTGATGGTGGTGGGTGCCAGAGGTTAGGCAGtatttccatgttattctttggCATTTAAAGTAAAAACTCAAAAGACCCAAATCAAAGACGCGCCTAATAATCAAATTTGAAGCATTCACACAATAGGAAATCTTCAGCCACTAACATGGCTTAAGTTTTCTACCACTTACTTACCAAGTGAAATCTTCTACCACTTACGATCTATGTAACCTTGGATAAAGCACTTAACACCTCAGCGCCCTCAATTCTAAACTGCAAAGAACAGAGTTCTTTCTTGATAGAACTgtcaagaggaatgaaaaagacaGCGTACCTAAAGAAAATGGACATATGCCTGGGATGCTGAAAGTAGGTAATCATTCAAAGATGTCAGCTATCGTTGTTATTAGCAAGTCACCTAAATGATCTGAGCAGCACAGAAATCAGGATTTGCCAAATACTCTATTTTTGGTTGGTCCAAACAATCTGGTTTATATCAGAGGGGTCCTGCCCAGCCTCGTGGGATCTCTCTCGCTACCTGGAGCCCTCCAACCTACTCACCTGGGCCAGCTGGTCCTCAGCCAAGACAGTCCCTCGCTCCTTGTACTTGGCCTGTCAAGGCAAAGAGACCAAGATGAGTTGAAAGAATGGATGCTGGGGGCTCCCACTTGTATCGCCTCCGCAGAAGTATGATAAGAGGAGGATCTCGCAAATGGTTTTTCTTAGGGAGAGGAGGGAACAGACAACTCCCTTGTAATCAAATTGAGGGGCGTGGGGAAAAGGACTGATGGGTCTGGGGATGGTGCCATTCCAATCCACCGGAAGCTGGAGAAACTCAGCTCCCCGGAATCCGAGAAGCCCGCGTCAAATTCTTTCGGGAGGCTATTTGAGGGTATAGAGCTCTGCTCGGAGAGAACTGTCTCTCTCGAGTCAGGGGTGGCTGTGGGTCCGCCTTCTTCCCCTCACCTCGGCAAGCTTCTTCTTGGCGATGGCGCCAGCTCCCACCCCACGACGGTGCATCCCCGCCGTGGCCCGCGGGCCGCCCCGCTGCCGGGACCCCGGGTCTCCACTTCCCGGGATCCGCCACCGGCTCCCCGACGCGGAAGCGCGTGTCGTACGTCATCTTCGCGCGACGGAAGTTACGTCCAGGCTTCCGGCTGCGGGGCTGATATCGCCCACCGCCAAGGGCCCAGCGGCCCCGCCTCTTACGCCGAGAAGGAGCTGCAAAACTGCGGCCGGGTGTTCCCACCCACGTGTACTCCTCGGATCCTCTTAACTTCCTGTGGCCGTCCTCAACTGCCACCCCAGCTTCCAGGTGGAGGTCCGCCACTGCTCACTGGCTGTCTACCGAGTGTCATACGCTGAGTTGGATACCAAGGATTCCGTATCAAGCATACAGCAATCCATTCTATGCTAATAGGGTTTACCTTTTGGAATCACTCAGAGCTTCTGACTGTGGAATGCCTTACGGTTAAGAATTTGGACTCTGAAATTAGTTTACCTAGCTCGTAGCTTCCACTACATATGatccagttgttgtttagtctctttaagtgaagtgaagttgctcagtcgtgtccgactctttgcgaccccatggactgtagcctaccagtctcctcagtccatgtaattttccaggcaagaatactggagtgggttgccatttccttctccaggggatcttcccaacccagggatcgaacccgggtctcccatactgcaggcagacgctttaccgtctgagccgcaaGTCGTGTGCTACTCgtaagaccccatggaccataaccagccagcctcctctgtccaagggatttactggagtgggttgccattttcttctccaggtgtatcttcctcacccagagatggaactcgtttctcttgcattggcaagtggattctttatcactgagccaccagggaacttcagGCAAATACCTTAATCACTTGTGTTCCATCCACAGTTGTGAAAGAGTCATACCTACTCATGAAGTTATGAGAAATAAGCCAGAAAATATATAACAAAGCACATGAATATCAGCTGTGTTTGTTATTCATCAGGTCTGTGATACAATCAGTTTTCTGTGTGTTTAGAAAGCTCCATATGTGATTTCCAAGGGctctccttgtggctcagatggtaaagaatctgcctgcaatgcaggagacctgagtttgatccctgggtcaggaagatccgctgaacTGGCTTTcgtcaccctggagaagggaattgctacccattccagtgtgcttgcctggaaaatctcatagacagaagagcctggcgggctacagttcttgaGTTTGCAGAGggagacaggactaagcgactaacactttcactttttttttttttttaagtaggtgaTTTCCATAACATTATTGAGTCTTGCAAAGGAGGAGCCAGTAGAGGTTTGGAGGAGCCAATGGAGGTTTCTTAAATCAGAGAGTAGTAATAAATTTTTGTTACAGGAAAATTAGTGGCAACCTAGACTTAatttttgagtcagttgtagCAGTCCAAAGAAGAAATGGTAAGGGGGGAACTAAGATGGTGGCAGTAAGGATAGCGAGAATGGGACAAATTCAGGACATATTAAGGTGGGATGGTAAAACTGATGAGATGGGGGCaccaagtgaaagttgctcagtcgtgtctgattctttgtgacccccacagactatacagtctgtggaattctccaggccagaatactggagtgggtagctgttcccttctccaggggatcttcccaaaccagggatcgaatccaggtctcccgcattgcaggcagatcgtttaccagctgaaccaccagggaagcccaggaatactagagtgggtagcctatcccttctccaggagatcttcacaacccaggaatcaaaccggggtctcccacattgcaggcagattctttaccagctgagctaccagggaagcctgagatggggacagagtgggTGGGAAAACTTAGCAGGATGTTCAACTTCCTGGCTTAAGCAACAGGGTGGTGCCATTCAGAGAGGTAAAACAGACTACAAGATGAAGTTGAGAAAATAACTGAGTGGTTTTGAAAATGCTGAAATTGAGGTTTGTGT is part of the Bubalus kerabau isolate K-KA32 ecotype Philippines breed swamp buffalo chromosome 4, PCC_UOA_SB_1v2, whole genome shotgun sequence genome and harbors:
- the SNF8 gene encoding vacuolar-sorting protein SNF8 isoform X2, whose amino-acid sequence is MHRRGVGAGAIAKKKLAEAKYKERGTVLAEDQLAQMSKQLDMFKTNLEEFASKHKQEIRKNPEFRVQFQDMCATIGVDPLASGKGFWSEMLGVGDFYYELGVQIIEVCLALKHRNGGLITLEELHQQVLKGRGKFAQDVSQDDLIRAIKKLKALGTGFGIIPVGGTYLIQSVPAELNMDHTVVLQLAEKNGYVTVSAIKASLKWETERARQVLMAQR
- the SNF8 gene encoding vacuolar-sorting protein SNF8 isoform X1, which produces MHRRGVGAGAIAKKKLAEAKYKERGTVLAEDQLAQMSKQLDMFKTNLEEFASKHKQEIRKNPEFRVQFQDMCATIGVDPLASGKGFWSEMLGVGDFYYELGVQIIEVCLALKHRNGGLITLEELHQQVLKGRGKFAQDVSQDDLIRAIKKLKALGTGFGIIPVGGTYLIQSVPAELNMDHTVVLQLAEKNGYVTVSAIKASLKWETERARQVLEHLLKEGLAWLDLQAPGEAHYWLPALFTDLYSQEITAEEAREALP